CAAGCTCGAGGGCCTTTCTCACCCGCAGATCGCCGAGCGCCTGAGCATTTCCCGCAGCCTGGTGGAAAAACATATCGTCAACGCCATGAAGCATTGCCGGGTGCGCATGCGTGAGTGGGACGCGCACTGATCACCGATCAGTTAAATTTTATTTCACTGTCCTCGTTTCCTATCAACACATGGCCTGTTGTTCAGGCTTTGCAGGTATTCCCGCCCCACCGCCAAGGGGCTTATCCAGAGGACACTGGAATGACACAGGCAATTGCTTCGCCCGCGGTTCACGACCTGATCGGGATCGGTTTCGGCCCATCGAACCTGGCGCTGGCCATCGCCCTGCAGGAGCGTGAAAAAGCCCAGGGCAAACTGGACGTGGTGTTTCTCGACAAGCAGGCCGACTACCGCTGGCACGGCAATACCCTGGTCACCCAGAGCGAGCTGCAGATTTCGTTCCTCAAGGATCTGGTGACGCTGCGCAACCCCACCAGCCCGTACTCGTTCGTCAACTACCTGAAGGCCCATGACCGCCTGGTGGATTTCATCAACCTGGGCACTTTTTACCCATGCCGCATGGAGTACAACGACTACCTGCGCTGGGTGGCCGGGCAGTTCCAGGCCCAGGCGCGGTATGGCGAGGAAGTGCTGGCCATCGAGCCGATCCTGCACCAGCAGCAGGTTGAAGCGTTGCGCGTGATCTCCCGTGATGCCCAGGGCGAACAGCATGTGCGCACCACCCGTTCGGTGGTGGTCAGCGCCGGCGGCACGCCACGTGTGCCCGAGGCGTTCAAGGCACTCAAGGATGACGGCCGGGTGTTCCACCACTCCCAATACCTCGAGCGCATGGCCCAGCAGCCGTGCGTGGAGGGCAAGCCGATGCGCATTGCCATCATCGGCGGCGGGCAGAGCGCAGCCGAAGCCTTTATCGACCTCAACGACAGCTTCCCGTCGGTGCAGGTGGACATGATCCTGCGCGGTTCGGCGCTTAAACCGGCGGATGACAGCCCGTTCGTCAACGAGGTGTTCTCGCCGGCCTTTACCGACCTGGTGTTCCAGCAAGTCGGCGCCGAGCGTGAGCGCCTGGTGGCCGAGTACCAGAACACCAACTATTCGGTGGTCGACCTGGACCTGATCGAGCGCATCTACGGGATTTTCTACCGCCAGAAAGTCTCCGGCATCAACCGCCAGGCCTTCCGCACCATGACCGTGGTCGAGAAAGCCACGGCCGGGTCGTTGGGCATCGAGCTGGTGCTGCGCAACAACGCCAACGGCGAAACCAGCGTCAGCCATTACGACGCGGTGATCCTGGCCACCGGCTACGAGCGCCAGATGCACCGCGAACTGCTGGCGCCGCTGCAAGCCTATATGGGCGACTTCGAAGTGGCCCGCGACTATCGGATCGTCACCGACGAGCGCTGTAAGGCCGGTATCTATATCCAGGGCTTCAGCCAAGCCAGCCATGGCTTGAGCGACACCTTGCTGTCGGTACTGCCGATCCGGGCGGATGAGATTGCCGCCTCGCTGTATGAAAACGATCGCCATCGTGGCAAGGCCCGCTCGGTGCAGGATTTGCTGCTGGCCACGGCCAGCTGACAAGCTGTACTTGTGACCTGTGGGGCTGCCTGATACTGTACAAAAAACCAGTATCGGTAGCCCTTCATGCAGTTGATCGAAAAACTCAGCATCCTCGCCGACGCCGCCAAGTACGACGCCTCCTGCGCCAGCAGTGGCGCGCCCAAGCGCAGCTCCGAGGGCAAGGCCGGGCTGGGCTCTACCGATGGCATGGGCATTTGCCACAGCTACACGCCGGACGGGCGTTGTGTGTCGTTGCTCAAGGTGTTGCTCACCAACTTCTGCCTGTACGACTGCCAATACTGCGTCAACCGCCGCTCAAGCGACGTGCCCCGTGCGCGTTTCAGCCCGGAGGAGGTGGTTACCCTGACCCTGGACTTTTACAAACGCAATTGCGTCAGCGGGCTGTTCCTCAGCTCCGGCATCATCCGCTCGGCCGACTACACCATGGAGCAGTTGGTTCGGGTCGCCAAACTGTTGCGCGAAGAGCATGACTTTCGCGGTTACATCCACCTCAAGACCATTCCCGAAGCCGACCCTGCGCTGATCGCCGAAGCCGGGCGTTATGCCGATCGCCTCAGCGTGAACATCGAACTGCCTACCGATGCCAGCCTGCAAACCCTGGCGCCGGAGAAGCAGATCGGCTCGATCAAACAAGCCATGCAGACCATCTACACCGGCGAGCAGACGGTATTCAACGAGCCGCGCGCACCGCGTTTTGCGCCGGCGGGGCAGAGCACGCAGATGATCGTCGGCGCCGATGACACCGACGACAGCACCATCCTGCACGGTGCCGAGGCGCTGTATGGCAACTACAAGCTGCGGCGCGTGTATTACTCGGCGTTCAGCCCCATCCCCAACAGCCCGAAAAGTGTGCCACTGGCCGCGCCGCCGCTGATGCGTGAACACCGCTTGTACCAGGCCGACTTTCTGCTGCGCAGTTACGGTTTCAGCGCCAATGAGCTGTTCCAAGGCCCAGGCCACCTGGCGTTGGATATCGACCCCAAGCTGGCCTGGGCGCTGGAGCACCGCGAGGTGTTCCCGTTGGACCTGAACCGCGCCGAACCCACACTGATCGCGCGCATACCCGGCATTGGCCTGCGCACCACCCAGCGCCTGGTAGACCTGCGCCGCGAACGCAAAATTCGCTTTGAAGACCTGGCCCGCATGCGTTGCGTGCTGGCCAAGGCCAAGCCGTTCTTCATCACCAGTGACTACCACCCGCAACAGGCGGACAGCACCAGCGTACTGCTGCGCGAGCAACTGCGCGACCGCCCGCAGCCGCAACAGATGGGGCTGTGGGGATGATCAGCCTGGAATGCGACAACCTGTTCAGCACCTGGCGTGAGCAGGCGCGCTGGCTGCTTAGCCATCAGGTCGACCCCAGCCAGGTGAGCTGGGGCGAGGCCGAAGTGGCGGACCTGTTTGCCACCGACGAGCCTGTACCTGAGCAGCTCGGGCCGTTTCAGGCGCGAATCCCCAAGGCGTTGCTGGAGTTGCTGGAGTCGGCCGCCTGTTACCACGGTGACCAGCGTTGGAGCCTGCTGTACGAGGTGTTGTGGCGTGTCAGCCATGGCGACCGCACCGCGATGCTGGCCGGGGACAAGTTGGGCAGTGAGTTACAGCGGCGCATCAAACAGGTCAGCCGCGAGGCCCATCACCTGCATGCGTTTGTGCGGTTTATTGCCTTGCCTGCAGAGGCTGGGCCCCAGTTGCCGGAGTATGTGGCGTGGCATGAGCCGGCCCATGACATCTTGAAGTCCGCCAGCCAGCATTTTGTCGGGCGCATGGGCCGCCATCGCTGGATGATCGCGACACCCTTGGACGGCGTGTATTACGACGGTGAGCAGTTGATTCATCAACGCCAGTGCCCTGAGGCATGGCAACAATTGGCGCAGAATGTCGAAGACCCGCACAGCGCGATGTG
The window above is part of the Pseudomonas sp. KBS0710 genome. Proteins encoded here:
- a CDS encoding lysine N(6)-hydroxylase/L-ornithine N(5)-oxygenase family protein is translated as MTQAIASPAVHDLIGIGFGPSNLALAIALQEREKAQGKLDVVFLDKQADYRWHGNTLVTQSELQISFLKDLVTLRNPTSPYSFVNYLKAHDRLVDFINLGTFYPCRMEYNDYLRWVAGQFQAQARYGEEVLAIEPILHQQQVEALRVISRDAQGEQHVRTTRSVVVSAGGTPRVPEAFKALKDDGRVFHHSQYLERMAQQPCVEGKPMRIAIIGGGQSAAEAFIDLNDSFPSVQVDMILRGSALKPADDSPFVNEVFSPAFTDLVFQQVGAERERLVAEYQNTNYSVVDLDLIERIYGIFYRQKVSGINRQAFRTMTVVEKATAGSLGIELVLRNNANGETSVSHYDAVILATGYERQMHRELLAPLQAYMGDFEVARDYRIVTDERCKAGIYIQGFSQASHGLSDTLLSVLPIRADEIAASLYENDRHRGKARSVQDLLLATAS
- a CDS encoding putative DNA modification/repair radical SAM protein produces the protein MQLIEKLSILADAAKYDASCASSGAPKRSSEGKAGLGSTDGMGICHSYTPDGRCVSLLKVLLTNFCLYDCQYCVNRRSSDVPRARFSPEEVVTLTLDFYKRNCVSGLFLSSGIIRSADYTMEQLVRVAKLLREEHDFRGYIHLKTIPEADPALIAEAGRYADRLSVNIELPTDASLQTLAPEKQIGSIKQAMQTIYTGEQTVFNEPRAPRFAPAGQSTQMIVGADDTDDSTILHGAEALYGNYKLRRVYYSAFSPIPNSPKSVPLAAPPLMREHRLYQADFLLRSYGFSANELFQGPGHLALDIDPKLAWALEHREVFPLDLNRAEPTLIARIPGIGLRTTQRLVDLRRERKIRFEDLARMRCVLAKAKPFFITSDYHPQQADSTSVLLREQLRDRPQPQQMGLWG
- a CDS encoding TIGR03915 family putative DNA repair protein; this encodes MISLECDNLFSTWREQARWLLSHQVDPSQVSWGEAEVADLFATDEPVPEQLGPFQARIPKALLELLESAACYHGDQRWSLLYEVLWRVSHGDRTAMLAGDKLGSELQRRIKQVSREAHHLHAFVRFIALPAEAGPQLPEYVAWHEPAHDILKSASQHFVGRMGRHRWMIATPLDGVYYDGEQLIHQRQCPEAWQQLAQNVEDPHSAMWLTYYSHIFNPARLNPKVMEGHLPSRFWKNLPEGKLIPGLISEARTGKQKDGQAKLIGARTGKKISSGHG